A stretch of the Erinaceus europaeus chromosome 1, mEriEur2.1, whole genome shotgun sequence genome encodes the following:
- the TMEM74B gene encoding transmembrane protein 74B, producing MASPPGLELKTLNNGPQLSKRPEPLGPVAPSREGVENACFSLEEHEPHFQNPVDPRLGSSSSLPGAVSSQPCPQRDDLSLHSEEGPGLEPVSRPVDYGFVSALVFLVSGILLVVTAYAIPREARVNPDTVTAREMERLEMYYARLGSHLDKCIIAGLGLLTVGGMLLSVLLMVSLCRGELYHRPTFVSGRGSRKTYGSINLRMRQLNGDGDQVLVENEVVQVSETSHTLQGS from the coding sequence ATGGCATCTCCCCCTGGTCTGGAACTGAAGACACTGAACAATGGCCCCCAGCTGTCAAAGAGACCAGAACCTCTGGGCCCAGTGGCCCCATCTAGGGAGGGCGTGGAGAATGCTTGCTTCTCTCTGGAGGAGCATGAGCCTCATTTCCAGAACCCTGTGGACCCCAGACTGGGCAGTTCTTCTAGCCTTCCTGGAGCTGTCTCCTcccagccctgtccccagagggacGATCTGTCTCTGCATTCAGAAGAGGGGCCAGGCCTGGAGCCTGTGAGCCGTCCAGTGGATTATGGCTTCGTTTCTGCTCTGGTTTTCCTGGTGAGTGGGATACTCCTGGTGGTGACAGCTTATGCCATCCCCCGAGAGGCCCGAGTCAACCCGGACACAGTGACTGCACGGGAGATGGAACGACTAGAGATGTACTATGCCCGCCTGGGCTCCCACCTGGACAAGTGTATCATTGCAGGCCTGGGGCTGCTCACTGTGGGCGGCATGCTTTTGTCAGTGCTGCTGATGGTCTCCCTGTGCAGGGGAGAGCTGTACCACCGCCCGACCTTTGTCTCTGGCAGGGGCTCCAGAAAGACCTATGGCTCTATTAACCTGCGCATGAGACAGCTCAATGGGGATGGGGATCAGGTCTTGGTGGAGAATGAAGTTGTCCAGGTCTCAGAGACCAGCCACACCCTCCAGGGGTCTTAA